ATCTGAATCCTCCAAAAGCAAAACATACAAGTCACTTGGAAAGAAGGTGGTTGAACAAACTTATCAAACGAATAACCTTCATTGTGTTAAATAAAAGAACTGCAATTTATATTTCTACCATAGCCATAGTTGCAGTAAGTCTTTTTGGACTGTTCAAAATGAATATTGCGGGTAATATTACAGATGATATGCCTAGTGAATCATCTCTTTATCAAGACATCAAATTTTTTGAAAAGCATTATAAGTCTGTATTGCCATTTGAAATAGTCATTGATACACACAGAAAAAACGGTATTACTAAATTATCTACCCTAAAGCGTATAGATAAATTAAGCGATACTTTGAGCCTTTACAAAGAATTTTCTAGACCAGTATCCATAATAGATCCTATAAAATTCTCAAAGCAAGCTCTCTATAACGGCAATATAGACTTTTACGAATTGCCAAATTCTCAAGAAAAAAGATGGCTTTTAGACTACACCATAAAAAGCGAATCCCCAAACGAATGGATGAATTCCTTTGTTGATGAAAATAAACAAATAGGGCGTGTTAGTTTGTACGTGGGAGATATTGGCACAAGTCGAATGAAAGAAATTAAGTTGAAACTTCGTGAGCAAGTTGACAAGATTTTTGATCCCGAAAAATATAATGTAGTCCTCACTGGAACAAGTATAGTGTTTTTGGAAGGCACTTCCTATTTAGTAAAGAATCTATTTACTAGTTTAATGCTGGCGGTTTTATTAATTTCCATCTTTATGGCATGGATGTTTAATTCTTTTAGAATGGTAGTGGTTTCACTTATTCCTAACCTTATACCGCTCATAATTACAGCCTCAATAATGGGATATTTTGGCATTTCGATAAAACCGTCTACCATACTCGTTTTTAGTATAGCCTTTGGTATTTCTGTAGATGATACCATTCATTTTTTAGCAAAATATAGACAAGAGTTAAGACATAGAAACTATAACATCAAGGACTCTGTTGTTGCGGCTATTAAAGAAACAGGTGTTAGTATGTTTTACACTTCAATTGTATTATTCTTTGGATTTTTTATCTTTATAGCATCTCAATTTGGTGGCACAATAGCTTTGGGCTTGTTAGTTTCGATTACATTACTCATTGCATTACTTTCTAATTTGATAGTTTTACCAGCCTTGTTGTTGAGTCTAGAAAAATCATTAATTGTAGAAGCATTAAATGATCCTTTATTAGAT
The window above is part of the Flavobacteriales bacterium genome. Proteins encoded here:
- a CDS encoding MMPL family transporter, translating into MWLTIAKVILRFRSVFIWLILVTTYFMIQQSSNARLSYSMANLLPIKSTEQLDYNFFLDKFGIKDNIMIVGVNADSFFHYNNFQSWEKLQNEIEKIDGVKSVYSISDAVDLQKDKKEKRLIIESLFDSIDSQSQLDEAFNKLKTLPFFRNTLYNDSASVMLLALDNDFITSDKRINLIDSIIELGDIYESETSKVIRYSGLPYIRTVNSELIKKEVGLFIFLALFVTALILYFFFRSLKAMLISVMVVTIGVIWSFGTLGVLDYRITILTALIPPLLIVIGVPNCIFLINKYHNEYRRHGNKSKSLVQMIRRVGNITVLTNATTAMGFATFVLTSSKDLRQFGLVASLNIFAVFILSLLLIPIIFSYLNPPKAKHTSHLERRWLNKLIKRITFIVLNKRTAIYISTIAIVAVSLFGLFKMNIAGNITDDMPSESSLYQDIKFFEKHYKSVLPFEIVIDTHRKNGITKLSTLKRIDKLSDTLSLYKEFSRPVSIIDPIKFSKQALYNGNIDFYELPNSQEKRWLLDYTIKSESPNEWMNSFVDENKQIGRVSLYVGDIGTSRMKEIKLKLREQVDKIFDPEKYNVVLTGTSIVFLEGTSYLVKNLFTSLMLAVLLISIFMAWMFNSFRMVVVSLIPNLIPLIITASIMGYFGISIKPSTILVFSIAFGISVDDTIHFLAKYRQELRHRNYNIKDSVVAAIKETGVSMFYTSIVLFFGFFIFIASQFGGTIALGLLVSITLLIALLSNLIVLPALLLSLEKSLIVEALNDPLLDVFDEEEDIELKELTLNNK